The genomic stretch ctgggtgacagagagaaactctgtctcataataataataataataataataataataatggcaagtCGCCAGCTCAACCGTGGGCAATGACAAAAGCAATCCGTAAGTgtaataagcatatatatatgtgtatatatatatatatatatatatatacacatacacacacatacatacattcatatgCGCACATATATACTTTTCTGGCTATCTTCTACCTATGAATAagattgattttcatttttggtgGTGGAAGAGAGTTtgcttttcataaaaatatatttaagaaagtaTTAATCATTTCAAtgtgaaatgataaaatgtgCACATGGCAGCAGACATGGCTGTCATTCTATTTGTGACATGAGGCACAGCATCTTGCTCATAGCTTTACAATCCTGTGTTGATGACATTTTTGTGGGAACAGTGAATGACTCTCTGGTCCACAGGACCTGTGTTTTAGTGGTAGATGACAATGACAGCATACACGGCTAGGCACTCCAGGCCTGGCTGCTTTGTCTGTGAATGAACAAATATCCCCTATGCTATGTGTAATGATTGTTTTAAAGAAGCAACAGCTAATATTATAGACTACTCACCACTTGCCAGGCATCATTCCAAGTTTCTTAcatgtattaaattatttaatcctaCGTGCCAGATGCCATTATTATGCACCTTTTACAGGGGAGAaggctgagacacagagaggttgcGAGGCACAGCTAAAGAAACAGAGGCGGGATTTGCACTCAGGCATGCTAATGGCAGCATCATGCCCTCACCCATCACTCTATGCTACCAAGTCGCAAGAAAGATGAGGACACTGAAAATCTGGCCGAGAGGCAGCAGTGGGAAGCACATTCAGTTGGCGGTCACTTTCCCCCTGCACAGTGCTgtgacctctctgggcttcaatgCTCATCTCTCAAGCCAAGTGCAAAATCGGTCTATCCCAAAGCATCTTTTTAGGTTTGAAACAGGGTAGACAGAGTTTAGCATCCAGTGATTAGCAGATCATGCTCTGCCAGCTGTGACCAGGACAACAGGCCAGGGGTAACATGTTCATGCATCCCTTCACTTCTGAGTTACGTGGTCTTAGGCAGGTTGATTAACTACTCTGGAAGACAGCACAGGCACTCCAGGCCCTGCATATTTGCTGTCCCGGTTCTGAGGCCTGTGGCTCTCATTCCCAAGGTTCTGTGAAGATCCAGTGATAAGGGTGAGAAAGGCATTTGTGTCTGTACAAATGCCAAGCAGCAGCATCTTATCCAATACCACATTCCTCCCGGCAGATCACCAGGCTGCAATCTCATTCCCAGCATCTAATCCAGAGTAATGCTTCCAAACCTATGAGCCTTTCTCCAGGAGGTTGTTGGGATTTAACAGAATTTGTCTAAGAAAGTAGTGTAGGCTatgtgcagtgggtcacacctgtaatcccagcatttgagaggccaagattgGCACATctcttgagatcaggagatcgagaccagcctggccaacagggtgaaaccctgtctctacaaaaatacaaagcttaatcaggcgtggtggtatgcatctgtaattccagctactcaggagactgaggggggagaatcgcttgaacccaggaggcgggggttgtagagagccgagatcccaccactgcactccagcctgggcaacagagggagactccatctcaaaaaaattaattaagtaagtaaaaaataagtaaaaagaaagtcAGTGTAGAGAGAATAATCATAAGCCtcattgtttacttatttttaattttttcatctttttttcttttttctttcaaagacgagaatcttactttttttttggtagtgaaGCAGGCTGTGAACCAAGACTGCCTGACATGAAAATCCATGTCCTAGGCTCAGGCTGCCCTCTGGAATCTCTTCTTCACAGGGAAGAAGTGGGTAAGCGTGGTCCTGATTTCTAGGCCAGGaaattcattttcctctttgaCTGAACATCAAATAGCATACCTTCCACAGAGCCAGGGGGACTAATATAAATCAGCCAGGGCCTCACTCCTTaatgagcaccaccacaccctccAAACCGCAGAGTCCTCCATCACCCCTGCATGGGCAGACACGAAGAACTTCTTCAGCAACCCACGATCACACACACTGCACCTTGCTGGGAACATGCCTGGCATTTCCCTCCAATCTCCAGTCGCTTTGATGTTTTGAAGCAGGCAAAGACTGGAATTTAGAAAGAGGAACAAATTCAGCTTGAGCTTGGGTGGAGCTTCCAAAGATTCAGAGCCAAGTCACAACTGGGAGCTCTCAGGGGTCAGCGAGTGTCCTGTCAGTGACACTAGGCAGGCCAAGCCTGATGGTTCCTTGTGGGGACGTGCTGGGCAGTGCTGCTCAAGGTGTGTGAGCCACACCCTGGAACCAGTCTGCTGATTCCAGTCTGCAATGCGCATCAGCAAAATATGGGCAAAATTTGTGAATCTCTCGTTTTCCTGTTATTTCTGTGTATACTTATTGAAATTTTTCCTGTTGAATCTTAAAATGGTTTCTGTATTTTGTGTTTGATTTCATTATATCtgtaattaatattattttatttacaaaggtTTAGGCCTGGGATGGATGGCAATTAAAAACTGTCTCTTCACTGTGGAGTTTGAGAGGCCCCGTGTAGAGCTCAAACAACTGAGGAGTTGGATTCCACCCCGTCATCACTTTCAAGCCTAAAATCTGATGAGGGACTGAAGCCGGGCagggcagaaaataaaaatgagagatggAGAAGTTTCTGTGCCACATTTGCACATTTGACATGACTCAAGGTGATCATGCGTGTCCCCCCGACCCTGTCATGTGATCCCGCACAGTGcagttccattttacagaagatggAGCTCAGGGAGGTAACCGGGCTTGCCTGAAGGTACTCAGACTGTTAGGGGCTCACATTTCCATCCAGAACCAGGTCTTTAAATTCCCAGTTCAATCCCCCACTCCAACTGTTATTTCCAAGCCACACAAAGGAAAGGAGAGTCAGAATCAAGTCAAAAGTGTTTTATTGTCATTCACATattgaatagaaaaaagaatgtagCAAACTGGTCAgggtagtttaaaaaaaaaaaatccaggttagTACTTGTTCCTCTATTTATGTCTGGGAGCAGGGCTCTCCCAACATCAGGCACAGCAGCGGCACTTCTCTGATGAGCCTTTGCAGACACAGCCCTGGGCACACTTGGCACAGCCCACggggcagcaggagcagcagcctgGGAAAGAAGGGGAGAGTGGGAGGTCACAGCCGACTTGACCAGGGACCTCTCTGTCCCAACAGCAGGCCTGGCTCAAATTCAGCCCCCACACCCAGAGGATGCATTTTTAGGTTGGCACAGCTCTATTCTGATGGTACCTTTGAGGTTTGTGTCCCAATAGAAAAAGTCTGCCCTGACCCATCTGAGCTCAGAGCAGAAAGCCTGGAGAGGGAATGACACAGCCAACGGGGTGAAGGAAGACCACTTCCCAAAAGCATGCACTCAGGGCCAGCCTTGTGTTCCCTCCCAAGCTTAGCCACAGCCCCAGATTCCTGGAGATGACCCCACACTCACTTTTCTTGCAGGAGGTGCATTTGCACTCTTTGCACTTGCAGGAACGAGCACAGTCGCAGGAGCCCCctgcaaggaagagaaaaaggcagtgagccatgagtaaGATGCAGAAGGTACAGCAGTGGGTCAATGAGTGTCCAGTGCGTTGTCCTTTCTGCAAGGCCAGCCCTCAGAGCTCCTTTCCCACTCAGAGCAGAGGAACAGAAGCCCCATGTCCTCTCCACTCAGGCTGGGAAGGGCAAGCATCCTCCTTTATATACCCCATCAGGAAGGTCTCAGCCCACACACAATCCAGGAAGACTGGGGCTGGAGGCCAAAACCTTCTGTGTTGAACTCGGAA from Nomascus leucogenys isolate Asia chromosome 2, Asia_NLE_v1, whole genome shotgun sequence encodes the following:
- the LOC100604975 gene encoding metallothionein-1B, coding for MDPNCSCTTGGSCDCARSCKCKECKCTSCKKSCCSCCPVGCAKCAQGCVCKGSSEKCRCCA